In Zhaonella formicivorans, one DNA window encodes the following:
- the rpoC gene encoding DNA-directed RNA polymerase subunit beta', with the protein MLDVNNFDRMRIGLASPEQIRAWSSGEVKKPETINYRTLKPERDGLFCERIFGPTRDWECHCGKYKRVRYKGIVCDRCGVEVTRSKVRRERLGHIELAAPVSHIWYFKGIPSRMGLLLDISPRSLEKVLYFVSYIVTDPGDTPLMKKQLLTETEYREYRDKYGNKFQAGMGAEAIKKLLEEMDLDELAQELRAELRESSGQRKVRAIRRLEVVEAFKNSGNRPEWMILDVIPVIPPELRPMVQLDGGRFATSDLNDLYRRVINRNNRLKRLLDLGAPDIIVRNEKRMLQEAVDALIDNGRRGRPVTGPGNRPLKSLSDMLKGKQGRFRQNLLGKRVDYSGRSVIVVGPELKMHQCGLPKEMALELFKPFVMKRLVDEGYAHNIKSAKRMVERVRNEVWDVLEEVIKEHPVLLNRAPTLHRLGIQAFEPVLVEGRALQIHPLVCTAYNADFDGDQMAVHVPLSAEAQAEARLLMLSSYNILNPKDGRPVASPTQDMVLGSYYLTIVKKGAKGEGKVFKDYNEAYLAYTSGAVDLHATIKVREKGEYLETTVGRLIFNKEVPIPEELGFYNQEIGKKQLGEIVARCYQKLGNAATARLLDGIKKLGFHYSTKAGITIGVTDIQVPEAKKTILEETENQVEKIEQQYRRGLITEEERYQKVTGLWSQATDEITKALMNTLDKFNPVFMMANSGARGNVQQIRQLAGMRGLMADPSGRIIDLPIKANFREGLTVLEYFISTHGARKGLADTALRTADSGYLTRRLVDVAQDVIVREEDCGTTNGIVVEEIKEGNEIIEKLEERLAGRYALEDIVDPQTGEVIVAKDTEISDDKAKQIVSAGIKQVKIRSVTTCKTRYGVCAKCYGRNLATGAPVEIGEAVGIIAAQSIGEPGTQLTMRTFHTGGVAGDDITQGLPRVEELFEARKPKGQAIIAEVDGEVQITENKGRREVVIITDDGERHEYQIPYGSRLKVQSGSRVEAGDELTEGSVNPHDLLKVKGVRGVQVYLLREVQRVYRLQGVDINDKHIEVMVRQMLRKVKVEEPGDTMLLPGGVIDMFEFEEENKRVMELGGEPAIAKPVLLGITKASLATDSFLSAASFQETTRVLTEAAIKGKVDPLMGLKENVIIGKLIPAGTGMSRYRNIKVNAASAAEASAGEA; encoded by the coding sequence TTGTTGGATGTTAACAACTTTGACCGTATGCGGATAGGATTGGCCTCACCGGAACAAATTCGTGCCTGGTCAAGCGGGGAGGTTAAGAAGCCTGAAACTATAAACTACCGCACGCTTAAGCCTGAAAGGGACGGCTTGTTCTGTGAACGCATTTTCGGGCCTACCCGGGACTGGGAATGTCACTGCGGTAAGTATAAGCGGGTTAGGTATAAAGGAATAGTCTGTGACCGGTGCGGAGTGGAAGTCACCCGTTCCAAAGTGCGGCGGGAAAGGCTGGGACATATTGAACTGGCAGCGCCAGTTTCCCATATTTGGTATTTTAAAGGCATTCCCAGTCGGATGGGACTGCTGTTGGATATTTCGCCCCGTTCCCTGGAAAAAGTCTTATACTTTGTTTCTTATATAGTCACCGATCCCGGTGACACCCCTCTAATGAAAAAACAGCTTTTGACTGAAACGGAATACAGGGAGTATAGGGATAAATACGGCAATAAGTTCCAGGCGGGAATGGGCGCTGAAGCCATTAAGAAGTTGCTGGAAGAAATGGATTTGGACGAATTAGCCCAGGAATTAAGGGCGGAGCTCAGGGAGAGCAGTGGTCAGCGCAAAGTTAGGGCCATCCGCCGCCTGGAAGTTGTGGAGGCCTTTAAAAATTCCGGCAACAGGCCCGAGTGGATGATCCTGGATGTGATTCCGGTAATCCCGCCTGAATTAAGACCCATGGTGCAGTTGGACGGAGGCCGCTTTGCCACCTCCGATTTAAACGATTTGTACCGGCGGGTTATCAACAGGAACAACCGTTTGAAAAGGCTCCTGGATTTAGGGGCTCCCGATATAATTGTACGCAATGAGAAGCGGATGCTGCAGGAAGCTGTTGATGCTTTAATTGACAACGGCAGAAGGGGTAGGCCGGTAACAGGGCCGGGCAACCGTCCGCTGAAATCCTTAAGCGATATGCTTAAAGGTAAACAAGGGCGTTTCAGACAGAACCTCTTGGGTAAAAGGGTAGACTACTCAGGCCGTTCCGTTATTGTGGTAGGGCCGGAGTTGAAAATGCACCAATGTGGTTTGCCGAAAGAGATGGCTTTGGAACTGTTTAAGCCTTTCGTAATGAAACGGTTGGTAGACGAAGGGTATGCTCACAATATTAAAAGTGCTAAGCGGATGGTGGAAAGGGTAAGAAACGAAGTCTGGGATGTCCTGGAAGAAGTTATTAAGGAACACCCGGTGCTGTTAAACAGGGCGCCTACTTTGCACCGTCTTGGTATTCAAGCTTTTGAACCGGTGCTGGTCGAAGGTCGGGCTTTACAGATTCACCCGTTGGTGTGTACGGCGTACAATGCTGACTTTGACGGTGACCAGATGGCTGTACACGTGCCATTGTCGGCAGAAGCCCAGGCAGAAGCAAGGCTTCTGATGTTGTCCTCCTACAATATTCTCAACCCGAAAGACGGCCGTCCGGTAGCATCGCCTACCCAGGATATGGTGCTGGGTTCCTACTACCTGACCATTGTCAAAAAGGGAGCTAAAGGGGAAGGCAAGGTATTTAAAGATTACAATGAGGCTTACTTGGCTTATACCTCGGGTGCTGTTGACCTGCACGCCACGATCAAGGTCAGGGAAAAAGGCGAGTATTTGGAGACTACTGTAGGCAGGCTGATCTTTAATAAAGAAGTGCCAATTCCCGAAGAGCTGGGCTTTTACAACCAGGAGATTGGCAAGAAACAGCTGGGCGAAATTGTAGCCCGCTGCTACCAAAAGCTTGGCAATGCCGCTACGGCAAGACTTCTTGATGGTATCAAAAAATTAGGCTTCCATTATTCAACCAAGGCGGGAATAACTATTGGTGTCACCGATATCCAGGTGCCCGAAGCCAAAAAGACTATTCTGGAAGAAACTGAAAACCAGGTAGAAAAAATAGAACAGCAGTACCGCAGAGGTCTGATTACAGAAGAGGAACGCTATCAGAAAGTTACCGGCCTTTGGAGTCAAGCCACCGATGAAATCACCAAAGCATTGATGAATACTTTGGATAAGTTTAACCCGGTGTTTATGATGGCTAATTCAGGGGCCCGGGGTAATGTACAGCAGATCCGCCAGCTGGCAGGAATGAGGGGACTTATGGCTGATCCCTCCGGTCGCATCATCGACTTGCCTATCAAAGCTAACTTCCGAGAAGGACTGACTGTGCTGGAATACTTCATTTCCACCCACGGCGCCAGAAAAGGTCTCGCTGACACCGCCTTAAGGACTGCTGACTCCGGATACCTGACCCGCCGCTTGGTTGACGTGGCCCAGGATGTAATCGTCAGGGAAGAAGACTGCGGCACAACTAACGGCATAGTGGTGGAAGAAATCAAAGAAGGAAATGAAATTATCGAAAAGCTGGAAGAGAGGCTGGCCGGTCGGTATGCTCTGGAAGACATTGTGGACCCGCAGACAGGCGAAGTAATTGTAGCTAAGGATACGGAAATCAGCGATGACAAGGCTAAGCAAATAGTGAGTGCCGGCATTAAACAGGTCAAAATCCGCTCCGTTACAACCTGTAAAACCAGGTACGGCGTATGCGCCAAGTGCTACGGCAGAAACTTAGCCACCGGCGCTCCCGTGGAAATCGGTGAGGCTGTGGGCATTATTGCAGCTCAATCCATCGGTGAGCCTGGCACTCAGCTGACTATGCGTACTTTCCATACCGGGGGCGTGGCCGGTGATGACATTACCCAGGGTTTGCCTAGGGTAGAGGAACTCTTTGAAGCCAGAAAGCCAAAAGGCCAGGCAATTATTGCCGAAGTTGACGGCGAAGTGCAGATCACTGAAAATAAAGGCCGCCGGGAAGTGGTGATCATTACCGATGACGGAGAACGCCATGAATATCAGATTCCCTACGGTTCAAGGCTTAAAGTTCAGTCGGGTTCCCGGGTTGAAGCAGGCGATGAGCTGACTGAAGGCTCTGTAAACCCCCACGATCTGCTTAAAGTCAAAGGAGTGCGCGGTGTACAGGTTTACCTTCTGCGGGAGGTGCAAAGGGTCTACCGTCTGCAGGGTGTTGACATCAACGACAAACATATTGAGGTTATGGTACGGCAAATGCTGAGGAAGGTTAAGGTGGAAGAACCCGGCGACACCATGCTTCTCCCGGGCGGGGTAATAGACATGTTTGAATTTGAGGAAGAGAACAAAAGGGTTATGGAACTGGGCGGCGAGCCTGCCATAGCCAAACCGGTTCTGCTGGGTATTACGAAGGCTTCCCTTGCTACCGATTCATTCTTATCGGCTGCTTCATTCCAGGAGACTACAAGGGTCTTGACGGAAGCCGCAATTAAGGGTAAGGTAGATCCCTTAATGGGTCTGAAGGAAAACGTGATTATCGGTAAGCTTATTCCCGCTGGTACCGGTATGTCCAGGTACAGAAATATTAAAGTCAACGCTGCCTCAGCAGCGGAGGCCTCAGCGGGTGAAGCATGA
- a CDS encoding ribosomal L7Ae/L30e/S12e/Gadd45 family protein: MPYERLKKAAKKTIGTKQTTKAVQKGTALVVYVAKDAEPRVVNPLLRLCAEKGIEVVTVDSMLELGKACGIEVGSASAAIVSE, from the coding sequence ATGCCGTATGAAAGGCTAAAAAAAGCTGCCAAGAAAACTATCGGCACAAAACAGACTACCAAAGCAGTACAAAAAGGTACAGCACTGGTGGTATATGTAGCAAAAGATGCTGAACCCCGTGTGGTTAACCCCTTATTGAGGCTTTGTGCCGAAAAAGGGATCGAAGTTGTAACTGTAGATTCCATGTTGGAGTTAGGCAAAGCCTGCGGAATTGAAGTGGGTTCTGCCTCGGCTGCCATTGTTTCTGAGTAA
- the rpsL gene encoding 30S ribosomal protein S12: MPTIHQLVRKGREQVEKKSTAPALKESPQKRGVCTRVYTTTPKKPNSALRKVARVRLTNGIEVTAYIPGIGHNLQEHSVVLVRGGRVKDLPGVRYHIVRGTLDTAGVQKRNQGRSKYGAKRPKK; this comes from the coding sequence ATGCCGACAATTCATCAACTGGTTAGAAAAGGTAGAGAGCAGGTGGAGAAAAAGTCAACTGCCCCTGCCTTGAAAGAGTCACCGCAAAAAAGAGGGGTTTGCACAAGGGTATATACCACCACACCTAAGAAGCCTAATTCGGCGCTGCGTAAAGTTGCCCGTGTGAGGCTGACCAACGGTATCGAAGTAACTGCTTATATCCCCGGTATCGGTCACAACCTGCAGGAACACTCAGTAGTGCTGGTTCGTGGCGGCAGGGTGAAGGATTTGCCGGGTGTCAGATATCACATCGTTCGTGGAACTCTGGATACAGCCGGAGTGCAAAAGAGAAATCAAGGCCGTTCCAAATACGGTGCTAAAAGACCGAAGAAATAA
- the rpsG gene encoding 30S ribosomal protein S7, whose product MPRRGNVPKRDVLPDPIYGSKVLTKFINQIMLDGKKGIAESICYGALDIIKEKTGRDPLEVFEQALKNVMPVLEVKARRVGGANYQVPVEVRPERRQTLAIRWLVNYARQRSGRSMQEKLANELMDAANNTGGAVKKREDTHKMAEANKAFAHYRW is encoded by the coding sequence ATGCCGAGACGAGGCAATGTACCCAAACGGGATGTACTGCCGGACCCGATTTATGGCAGTAAAGTGCTGACCAAGTTTATCAACCAGATTATGCTGGATGGGAAAAAAGGTATTGCAGAATCTATCTGCTACGGAGCTTTAGATATTATCAAGGAGAAGACAGGCAGAGATCCTCTGGAAGTTTTTGAACAAGCGTTAAAAAACGTGATGCCTGTGCTCGAGGTTAAAGCTCGCCGTGTGGGTGGTGCTAACTACCAGGTGCCCGTTGAAGTCAGACCGGAACGCCGCCAAACCTTGGCTATACGCTGGCTTGTAAATTATGCCCGCCAGCGCAGCGGTAGGAGTATGCAGGAAAAACTGGCCAATGAATTGATGGATGCGGCTAATAATACTGGGGGCGCCGTTAAAAAACGGGAAGACACGCATAAGATGGCGGAAGCCAACAAAGCCTTTGCTCATTACAGATGGTAA